Proteins encoded in a region of the Flavobacteriaceae bacterium HL-DH10 genome:
- a CDS encoding YceI family protein, protein MKKSITAIFALVTLSVTLMACKNKAKEAETKDAETIAITKIASEKFNVNTSESTIAWKGFKPTGSHTGTIAIKNGILNIIEGEINSGTFLIDMNSIKDADASAKLEGHLKSADFFDVEKYPTATFEITSIKDVDGKTMLSGNLTLKDVKNNVTFPVSITNENNTVTLTSESFVIDRTKWNVQYGSKSIFDNLGDKFINDDIELQVTVKASKS, encoded by the coding sequence ATGAAAAAAAGTATTACTGCTATTTTTGCATTAGTTACATTATCAGTAACCTTAATGGCTTGTAAAAATAAAGCCAAAGAGGCAGAAACAAAAGACGCTGAAACTATTGCTATTACTAAAATTGCTTCGGAGAAATTCAATGTAAACACTTCAGAATCTACTATTGCTTGGAAAGGATTTAAGCCTACTGGCTCGCATACTGGAACTATTGCTATTAAAAACGGTATTTTAAACATCATCGAGGGTGAAATTAATAGTGGAACGTTTTTAATAGACATGAACTCTATTAAAGATGCAGATGCTAGTGCTAAATTAGAAGGTCATTTAAAAAGTGCTGACTTTTTTGATGTTGAAAAATATCCAACTGCTACTTTTGAAATTACTAGTATTAAAGATGTAGATGGTAAAACCATGCTTTCGGGGAACTTAACTCTTAAAGATGTAAAAAATAATGTAACATTCCCAGTAAGTATTACTAATGAAAATAACACTGTTACTCTAACAAGTGAAAGCTTTGTTATTGATAGAACAAAATGGAATGTACAATACGGGTCGAAGTCTATTTTTGATAATTTAGGAGATAAATTTATTAATGATGATATTGAATTACAAGTTACTGTAAAGGCTAGCAAGTCTTAA
- a CDS encoding nucleotide exchange factor GrpE produces the protein MSKKDKKDKEQEAVENTQTETVDVEEQVVEDQTVEEKLQAEVQQEKDKFLRLFAEFENYKKRTSRERIELFSTASEDVMKTLLPILDDFERALNHIDEGKEAEALRKGVLLIYNKLVSTLEQKGLKVIAVEKGEAFNADDHEAITQIPAPTDDMKGKIIDVVEKGYKLGDKVIRFPKVVIGQ, from the coding sequence ATGTCCAAAAAAGATAAAAAAGATAAAGAGCAAGAAGCGGTTGAAAATACACAAACAGAAACTGTAGATGTTGAAGAACAGGTTGTTGAAGATCAAACTGTAGAAGAGAAATTACAAGCAGAGGTTCAACAAGAAAAGGATAAGTTTTTACGATTATTTGCTGAATTTGAAAATTATAAAAAGCGTACTTCTAGAGAACGTATTGAATTATTTTCGACAGCGAGTGAAGATGTCATGAAAACATTATTACCAATTCTTGACGATTTTGAACGTGCCTTAAATCATATTGATGAAGGTAAAGAAGCCGAAGCTTTACGAAAAGGTGTGTTGTTGATTTACAATAAATTAGTAAGCACTTTAGAGCAAAAAGGACTTAAAGTGATTGCTGTAGAAAAAGGAGAAGCATTTAATGCAGACGATCACGAAGCAATAACACAAATTCCTGCACCTACTGATGATATGAAAGGGAAAATTATCGATGTTGTTGAAAAAGGATATAAACTGGGCGATAAAGTAATTCGTTTTCCTAAAGTAGTTATTGGGCAATAA